The DNA window ccacgctggagcgggggaacaatgagaggagtcctccccctgaggatgaagaagcggcagaaacaccacgtgatgaactgaccgtaacccccactccccgtccccctgtgctgctgaggggggtggaggttgaagccaggagtgaagttgagcccgggaagatgggaggggtgaggggaggtgtttttaagatttggttttatttctcattcctctactctgttttgcttagtaataaattagatgaattccctctctaagttcggtctgttttgcttgtgatgataattagtgagtgatctctccctgtccttatctcgacccacaagctttttgttgcactttttctcccctgtctagtgaatgagggcagtgatagagcggctctggtgggcacctggcccccagccagggtcaacccaccacacacagaaCAAGGCTATGTGTACTTCAAGTGTCCCACTTGTCAAGTGGAATGTCCCTCCCTGCATGCCCTGGCTGACGTGCCATGCCCTCTTTGCTCACTTTGGTCACAGCGTTCCTGGTCGCTCGCGCTCCCTTTAGCTGCTTTTTATAGGTGTAGAAGTGGTCGCTGGTGCTCTGGCATTGCCCAAGCTGCCTCAGTGTCTCCTGTGAGACCTTGTCCTcttgaaggtcttttccaacctcaacAATTCTCTGatttgatgattctatgatttactGCATGTTCTACAGTGCAGATTCAAAAATTAAGTATAATTACCCTTACACTCTCTTGTGGACTACTTAAGGCCTATCtgcaaaaaaaagccaacctgCTGAACTCCCAATAACAAAGCAAGAGCAGAAGGACTATGTTTGTGCCCCAAACATTCAGCAGCCTGGTGTTGATAGGACTTTCCTGTATTGGGGGTCTTCTACGTGTGGCTCTGTCTTGTTTGATTTGCCACAGGGGGTCTGAACCCACATCTGAAGCTGTGCTTTGACCACCAGACTACTGGGTTTCTCATTCCCATTAGTAGAAATACCTTTTACTATTCCATTCCTGTTCTCAGTATGAGTATTTTGGAGAGACACCTTCCCCAGAGATACCTGGAGGGACACAGACAGAATCTAGTGGTCCACACAAAGCCCAACCTcatgtttttcctccttgcagCCCAAACCTTGCAATGTTACACTTGTCATGAACCTACTGCTGTTGATAAGTGCCTGATGATCCAGAACTGTACAAAGAACGAAACGATGTGCAAGACTACTATGTATTCCCTGGAGGAAGGTAAGGGCAATTACTTCGTTATCCATTTTTTTAACACGAGTCAGTGTTTCTACAGTGAAGAATGCTGGTGTGGGGAGCAGTACCTTTTCTCACTTAAATATATACACCTGGAAGAAAGCTCCTCCAGGACAGAGAACAGTGTCCTGTTGTTGTGGAAAGCAGTCCTCATGTGAGTGAATACTTGGTGAATGTAAGCTCATACTTAATGCTCACTGTTGAGCatggttagaaaaaaaaaagttgatttgaGCTTGAGGCATGGAGCTAAAGAGTTCTGGCTCTCCAGACTGCTTGCGTGACTTGCATGATGGGTGTGTGTTAAACAGTGCTCTCCTGACCCAAGAACTGTTTATGAAAGCTGGGTGGAGTAGAAAGGCCAGCACGGATGAGCCAAGCTCAGTAAGGTGGGAGCACCGACTTCTGGTCATCTGGAGGCAAAATAGAAATGCCCTTGAGTTCTCTGGAGCTCTCAGGAAGGCATTGACAGTCTGACTGGTGACCCTACAGGTCATAAGCTGTCCAGATAAAGAAATGTGCTGCAAAGATGAAGGCTCTCTGTTTTGCATGGTCCGGCTGATAAGGCTCTGGTCACAGATGGGAGAGGCAAGAGATAGTGAGTAGAGtcaaagcagaggcagaaaaagtGCCTAATTGACCTTCTGCAGGGTAAAGCTGATCCAGACAGGACACAGAGGATATAAGGTGCTGTTCAGCTTGCAGCCACTCAGCAGGAACTTTTTCCTATGTTTCTGGTAGGAATTACTCCAACAATGTTTGAACTGGAGCTAAGACTTTGGTGGTGAAGGTAGCTAATGTTTCACCAGGGGCGGGGGTGAGTCCTCCTCCATTCCTCCCGTTCCTGattgttccttctttcttgCTCTGTTGTAGTTTATCCCTTCATGGGAGTCTCGACCGTCACCAAGATGTGCTCTTCCATCTGCATCCCATCTGATGTGGATGGGATTGGCATGACGCGCCCCGTCTCCTGCTGTTACTCTGACTTGTGCAACACTGATGGCGCAGTTAGTTTGAGGATCAGCTTTTTGCCAGTTGGGGTG is part of the Balearica regulorum gibbericeps isolate bBalReg1 chromosome 2, bBalReg1.pri, whole genome shotgun sequence genome and encodes:
- the LYPD2 gene encoding LOW QUALITY PROTEIN: ly6/PLAUR domain-containing protein 2 (The sequence of the model RefSeq protein was modified relative to this genomic sequence to represent the inferred CDS: substituted 1 base at 1 genomic stop codon); the protein is MSILERHLPQRYLEGHRQNLVVHTKPNLMFFLLAAQTLQCYTCHEPTAVDKCLMIQNCTKNETMCKTTMYSLEEVYPFMGVSTVTKMCSSICIPSDVDGIGMTRPVSCCYSDLCNTDGAVSLRISFLPVGVLVSSLCALFXTKLGGIDEKSFMLKNPMKKRINPCQPAFLFGCLIDNPQQLLEIVF